The bacterium genomic interval GTCACCCCGATCACAGACGATCATAGGCCGCGTCCTGCGGGTTGTCCCACAGATCCGCCAGCACCGGATCGGCCGCGGCGGTCATACCGAGCGTGGCCCGCACGTCATCGCTCAGGTCTTCACGGAGCCGCTCCTCGATGGCCGCCAGCACGTACTCGCGTATCGTGAGGTCGCGCTGCGCCGCCACCACTCGGAGACGCCTGCGGACTTCGGGTGTAACATCAATGCTGATCCTGGGCCGCTTCGAGGCTGAACCCGCGATCCGCGGCATATCTGACCCCCCGGCGAAACTCGTCCTTTAGCGGCAGATTGTCACAAAGACACCTTGGTGTCAACCTACACATAGTCATCCAGCAGGATGACCACCGGGGCATCAGGGATCGGCCTCCGGAAGACAGGGTCGTTTGTGACGAGCGCGCCTGCGCCGTGCACCATGGCCGTGCCCAGGACCAGCGCGTCCGGCATGCGCAGGCCGAGCGCCCGGAGCCGGGCCGCCCGCTCAGCGATCGGCACCGTCACGTCCGCCAGCACCGCATTGGGCATCCCTCGGAGGAACGCGGCCGCGCGGGCCGCCTTCGCCTCGTCCCGTGCCATGTACGGGCCGGCGAGAATCTCGACGACCGACACCGTTGAGACGACCAGGCGGAACTCCCCCTCGGCCAAACGGGTCAAGAGCGCCATCGTGAGATCCACGTATGATGCCAGACCCTCCAGGTGGTAGAGCAGAACGTTGGAGTCCACCGCAACCAAGGTGTGAGGCCGAAGCGCGTCCAGGAAACGCTCCGTGTCCGCCCGCACGCCCTACGGCCACCCTTCGCGTTCCCGATCTAGGTAGCCGCGGATCTCTTCCGGGCTGCGGCCGTAGGTGCCTGCGAGGATACCCGCCGTCATCTCGGCGTAGCGGCGGGCGCTGACAAAGACGGCCTCGTCCTCACGCAGGATCCACACCCCCCGGTCTCCGGGCTTGAGCGCGAGCTGCTCGCGCACCGCGGCCGGGACGCCGACCTGTGACTTCTGAGTGAGCCGAGCCGGGTAGGCGGTCTGCCTATCTGTATTACCCATGGCATATCACCAGGGAAATAGTAAGGGGTATTACCGATCTGGTCAAGTGTAGTGAGGCGGTTTCTGGAGGACGCCAGGGCCCATGAGGGTATGCCGACTCCCCGCGCCTGGATCGAGGCCACCGGCCCAACCGTAGCCCGCCTGGCGGCCGCCGGCACGTCGGTTGGGACCCGGTCCATCGTTGAGGCCATCGAAACAGCGCGGGATGAGCGGACCGCGGATGCTGCCGCGGGCGGCCCTGAGGACCTGCGGTGAGGGCCGTCCTGGACGCTTCTGTGGTGGTGCGGGCCGTGCCCCCCCCACCTGCTGCCGTTCGAGGTTGCAACCGCCATCCGACGGCTTGAAGCAGGCGGGCAAATCTCGACCGAGCATGCCGAAGTGGCCCTAATCGGGGCGCTGCGCCTGCGGGTCACGCTGCGCACCCCGCGCGACCTCCACATCAGGTCCCTGAACCTTGCCCTGGAAACCCCCTAGGGATTGGGGACCTCCAGGTCGCGGCAGATCTTCCTGGCCAGGCCCTCGTTTGTCTCACGGTGACGGAAGAAGCTCACACCCGTGCTGCTCGAGGTGCCGAACAAGTTCCCGCCGCTTCATGCGGTCGGGAGGGGCTCCCTAATAACCTCTTGACCTTCAAGGCTCTCCTCCGTCAAGATCCGATTCGCCTCCAGAACAAGCTCGACTGCCTCCTTCAGGTTCTCTCTGGCCTCCTCAAGGGTCGAGCCCTGCGTGTTAGCGCCCGGCAGCTCTTCCACGAAGGCGACGTAGCCCTCAGGAACCTTGACGTAGACCGCCGTGAACCTCATCATGTCGCACACCTCTCAAGTATTCTACGCCACGAGGAGGCTTGAAGCCAGATGTGGCTAACTACTCGCCCGTGCCCGCCCCTGCGAGGTTGTCAATGAACTCGCGCGGGGTCACGATCCTGATGCCCTCGAAAACCCCGAGGGGCAGCAGGTGTGTTCTGTCTCCGGTGACGAGAAAGTCAACGCGGGCCGCGACTGCGTACTCCAGTATCCGGTGGTCGGCCTCGTGAGCCAGAACCCCTGAGATCCTGGCAGAAGGCCTGACGAGTGAGGCAACCGCTCGAACCTCGGCAAGAGCGTCACGGACCCGGCTTTCCGGCCAGCCGAAGGTCTTGCTGAGGACCGACCGAAGCTCAGCCAGGATCGCCGGGCACACGAACAGATGCACGACGCCCGCGCGCGCGAGTGCCAGGATGGCCTCGGGCGTGCCGCCGAACACGATCGCCGACACGTAGACGTTGGTGTCGGCGACGACCCGGATCACGCGCCGCCCCGCCTCCGTCCGGTCGCAACCTTGTCAAGCAGCCGCTGGAGATCCTCCTCCGTTCTGATCCCCATTCGTTCCGCTGTCTCAGCCCCCCACCGGCGCAGGCGCTGCCAGCGAGCGGAGGCTAGGTACTGCTGAAGCGCCTCGCGGACGAGCGCGCTGCGCGTGCGGGACTCTTCTCTGGCCACACGCTGGGCCTCGCGCAGCAGGTCTGTCGGCAGCGAGACGGTGATCGGCCTGGTGGTCCGCATCCTGCTCCCTCCTCGGTATTACTCAGTAACATCTTGCTGGTTCCGGCGGCACCCGTCAACCAGAGGCTCAGTTCTCAGATCCTCGAGATGCACGAGATCCGATTCGCTGGACCCCAGCGGTGATTGGTGAGCACGTGAGCGCACGCGTGGCAGAGCCGACCGTCCGCATGCTGTGCGAGATGATCGAGGGCGAGGCGGGCGCGCTGGTTGGCGCCGGCAGCGGCGTTCCTCTGGCTGTTGGGCGGCTAGCTGGTGTGGGTCGAGATGACTACCGATACGCCGCGCTGCGGGGCAGCACGCGCAGGATACGCTTCATCGGCCAAGCCGACGAAGCACTTCATCGTGAGGGATAGTCTCGCTCTCCCCGCGGGCTTCTTGGACGGCGGCAGCCTCTTCTGGCGTTTCAGGCTCGTCATCCTCGGGAGCGATCGTTAGGGCCAGGTCTACAGGGTCAATTGACGCCCCAGCCTTCAGCGCTCGCAGCAGCTTTTCGGCTGCGCCCGCCCGGCTCTCGGGCAGTTCGTCTACAAGCCGATGGAGCTGCTCTCTGATGGTCATGAATGTCCGCCTCCGGCTGAGGGCCCTCACGTTCACGGTCGCCCGCCTCAGACACAGTCAAGACTGAGCCGGCCCTCGCCCTCCGTATTCTACCCCAGGAACGGCGCTATCGAAACTGCTCCCGCCGCCTGGGAGACTGTCAATCCCAGGGTAGCACTTCCCTTGGCCTATGATGTTGGTGTTCGACTCGCTGGCCTCCCTCGCTCCTTGACATGGCTAGAGCCAGGACTCTGTACTTGCCGATAATACAGGTGAGGAGGCAGTTAGAGGGATGGCGGGCAGCCGGCGATTCCGCAGACACCCTAGCCACAGGCTCACCGTGGTCCATCCAGGATAGCCCGCTGGATGTACATAAAGACCCAGTAACATGGACAATCCGATGTACAGGAAGGGGGAGTGAACGGCGTGCTTGATCGTCTGACAGAAGCAAACCCGTGGTGGCGTGGAGCAGCGGCGGTCGCAGAAGACCCCCACCTGCAGCAGTATGAGGCGGCACCGATTCGCTGGACCCCAAGGGTCTGCGCTGAAGCTGATGATCCGGCAAAGCCTACGCGAAACCCCCTATGAAGGCGTGCTGTACTACGCCTGCGACCTCGACACCGACCCGGACGTAATCCGTCAGGCCGTACAGACGGCGAAGCGGCTCCGCCCCCAGTCTCGGCGCTGGCGCATATTCCTGGACGAGGTTTCGGCCATTCCCCGATGGCCTCAGGCGGTGAAGTGGCTTAGAGACAACACACCGGCCAGAGAGGATACCTTCATCCTAACGGGGTCCTCGGCCATCGAGGTCGCGGCCGGCGCGGACAGGTTGCCTGGACGCCGAGGACGCGTCGCACGGCCGGACCGAATTCTCCTACCGTTGTCGTTCGCAGACTTCGCGCGACTGCACGGGGTGGCACCGCCTGTGGAGATGGCAGTGTCTGCTTTCCTGGATCCGGCGGCACAGCGTGAGATAGAACCGATGCTGCTCCACCAGCCACAGCTTCAGGGACTGCTCGAGCGGTACATGCGCGTCGGGGGGTTCCCCGCGGCGGTGATTGATGAGCACGTGAGCGGACGCGTGGCCGAGTCGACCGTCCGCATGCTGTGGGAGATGATCGAGGGCGAGGCGCAGCGGCACCGGCGTGATCCGGTGCGCCTGTTCCGCACGCTCGAGCACATCGTGACCAGCTTGTCGGGCCCCACGGAGTGGACGGCCCTGGGGGAGGCGATCGACGCCGACAGGCGCACGGCCGAGGAGTACGTGCGCCTGTTGGCCCGCATGTTTCTCGTGGTGGTGCTGTTTCGCCGTGATCCGCCAGGCGCGGACTGAACCCAACATACCCGGCCTGGTCGAGAGCGTCGTCCTGACCGCGCTGTTTCGCAGCGAGGAACGGCCGTTGGCGGAGGAGTTCGCCGTCCCAAGAGCGTTGTTCTATTGGCGCTCCAAGGCAGGAGGCGAGGTGGACGCGCTGGTTGGCGCGGGACGCGAAACCATCCCCGTAGAGGTCAAGTATCGAGCCCAGGTGCGCGGCCGCGATCTTGCACCCCTGGCCCGCTCCTTTCCGCGTGGCATCGTCGTCACCCGCGACGCGCTCGACCTCAGCAACCCACGCTTCCCCCGGGTGCCGGCAGCGATGTTCCTCTGGCTGCTCGGCAGGGGACGCACGTCGAACGGTCTTACGGGGCTTCCATCTCCATCCGATCCAGGAAGGCGCGCGGCGTGAGCACAGGCGCCCGTCACCCGCGCCAGCGCTACGAGGTAGTCATCGCCGGGATCCGGCGAAAGCCCGCGGGCATCAGAGGGGTCTTCGGCGGTGGTGGCCATCCGACGGAGGAGGTCAACGTAGACCGCCGCATCGTCCTCGCTGACATACCTATCCCGAGGTGAGGGAGACGACCAGCAAGCCGGGGTCCAGAACCGCCCGGTGCACTACTCTCTCGATGCGTGGAGCTCGTCGTAGGCCAGTGCGAGCGCCTCGTCCTCACTCAGCTCGCTACTCTTCCATGCCCTGGTGACCGCCTCGATCCCCAGGTAGCCCCGCAAGGCCTCCTCGAAGACCTGGTACTCTTTCTTGCCGGTACGCACCGCGGCTATCTTGGCCAGGCGCAGCAGGCTCTCGTCTATGTAGACGGTGGTCTTCTTTCGCGTCATGGATTCATCATGTGGTGTCTCGTTCTTTCCGTCAAACCGCCATTACCCCGGGCAGCGCTCTGCCATGGCTTGTTGACACGGCCAGGCAGATAGGATTGAACGTATCTACTCGTACGACGAGGAGTTCAACCGGGCGGTGCGCGACCTCTTCCGAGATCCAGAGCAGCGGCTGTAGGAGCGGGAGAGCGCCGTTCTTACGGCAGTGACTGAGCGCGCTGCGCCGATCCGTCGTCGTTCAGGTGCAGCGTGATGATGGAGTCGCCCGGTGCGCCCAGGGGGCCGCACTTGGGCGGCGCCCCGGCCGGGTTTCCACTGGCCCTGAACTGGATGCCGGTGGCAGTGCCGGCGGCGGCCAGATCGTAGCTCCAGCAGGCACCGCCGGGTGCGATGAACCCCATGGCGGAGGCGAAGTTGGCGTTGGTGACCCCTTCCCAGGTGCCGTACTGCTGGTAGTAGGACCACGCCTGCGACCTCAACTCGCTGAGCGCCTTCTCGGCCTCCGGAATCAGGGCGCCGCGCCGCGCACCCAGATACCGCGGAACCGCCACTGCGATCAGGATCCCCAGGATCGCGATTACGACGACCAGCTCGATCAGGGTGAAGCCGCGATCCTGCCGGCGAAGTGCCACCTGTGTCACCCCTCCCGGGCCCGTTCCACTGCGACATCATATCGCGAGGCGGCCTGCCCCACGGGTGCCCTTGAGTTTCTGTTCCCCGGAGGCTGCTCCGCTAGACCTCGGGCCCGGGCAGCGCCGAAGCCGAGCAGAGCCCAGAAGACGAACGACGAGCCCTGGTACCCGGGCTGAACCTGAAGCACCAGCAGAAACGCCAGGGCACCGGCCGCGGCGCCGG includes:
- a CDS encoding PIN domain-containing protein → MRADTERFLDALRPHTLVAVDSNVLLYHLEGLASYVDLTMALLTRLAEGEFRLVVSTVSVVEILAGPYMARDEAKAARAAAFLRGMPNAVLADVTVPIAERAARLRALGLRMPDALVLGTAMVHGAGALVTNDPVFRRPIPDAPVVILLDDYV
- a CDS encoding ribbon-helix-helix protein, CopG family, translating into MRTTRPITVSLPTDLLREAQRVAREESRTRSALVREALQQYLASARWQRLRRWGAETAERMGIRTEEDLQRLLDKVATGRRRGGA
- a CDS encoding putative toxin-antitoxin system toxin component, PIN family gives rise to the protein MIRVVADTNVYVSAIVFGGTPEAILALARAGVVHLFVCPAILAELRSVLSKTFGWPESRVRDALAEVRAVASLVRPSARISGVLAHEADHRILEYAVAARVDFLVTGDRTHLLPLGVFEGIRIVTPREFIDNLAGAGTGE
- a CDS encoding DUF4143 domain-containing protein, which codes for MIRQARTEPNIPGLVESVVLTALFRSEERPLAEEFAVPRALFYWRSKAGGEVDALVGAGRETIPVEVKYRAQVRGRDLAPLARSFPRGIVVTRDALDLSNPRFPRVPAAMFLWLLGRGRTSNGLTGLPSPSDPGRRAA
- a CDS encoding AAA family ATPase codes for the protein MIRQSLRETPYEGVLYYACDLDTDPDVIRQAVQTAKRLRPQSRRWRIFLDEVSAIPRWPQAVKWLRDNTPAREDTFILTGSSAIEVAAGADRLPGRRGRVARPDRILLPLSFADFARLHGVAPPVEMAVSAFLDPAAQREIEPMLLHQPQLQGLLERYMRVGGFPAAVIDEHVSGRVAESTVRMLWEMIEGEAQRHRRDPVRLFRTLEHIVTSLSGPTEWTALGEAIDADRRTAEEYVRLLARMFLVVVLFRRDPPGAD
- a CDS encoding type II secretion system protein; translation: MALRRQDRGFTLIELVVVIAILGILIAVAVPRYLGARRGALIPEAEKALSELRSQAWSYYQQYGTWEGVTNANFASAMGFIAPGGACWSYDLAAAGTATGIQFRASGNPAGAPPKCGPLGAPGDSIITLHLNDDGSAQRAQSLP
- a CDS encoding type II toxin-antitoxin system HicB family antitoxin gives rise to the protein MRFTAVYVKVPEGYVAFVEELPGANTQGSTLEEARENLKEAVELVLEANRILTEESLEGQEVIREPLPTA